The Echeneis naucrates chromosome 10, fEcheNa1.1, whole genome shotgun sequence genome has a window encoding:
- the LOC115050427 gene encoding protocadherin gamma-A11-like encodes MGDKGLSALRPIFCFLSFILTLHLVHGELSYSVPEEMKRGSVIGNIAKDLGVDLRTLSSRQARVDFEGSSKRYCDINLNTGDLIAAERIDRESLCGKKPSCVLKVDLVLENPLELHRVTFHIQDINDNSPKFRENLIEMEISESAEKGTRFSIEEAHDADIGQNTVQRYNLQKNDNFILSVDNNKVELVLETKLDREKQNELSLLLTALDGGSPQRSGSVVIHVTVLDANDNAPVFSQAVYKASLPENSPLDTVVVTVSATDADEGVNGAVTYHFGHIYDDDMNIFSIDPKTGEIRVTAVIDFEERSSFEMRVQAKDGLGLTSYSKVVIDVTDINDNAPVIYMKSLTNPIPENVSPGTEVGIINVQDRDSESNRQVRCSIQQNVPFKLVPSIKNYYSLVTTGQLDRELVSDYNITITATDEGSPPLSSSKTVELSVADINDNPPEFEEQSYSAYVSENNKPGSTLCSVSAADPDWRQNGTVIYSLLPAEVNGAQVSSYVSVNGDTGVIHAVRSFDYEQLRSFKVQVMARDNGSPPLSSNVTVSVFISDVNDNSPQILYPAPEGNSFMTELVPKAAHGGSLVSKVIAVDADSGQNAWLSYHIVKSTDPGLFSIGVHSGEIRTQRDISESDGMKQNLIVAVKDNGQPSLSATCSVYLLISDNLAEVPELKDISYDEKNSKLTSYLIIALVSVSTFFLTFIIIILGVRFCRRRKPRLLFDGAVAIPSAYLPPNYADVDGTGTLRSTYNYDAYLTTGSRTSDFKFVTSYNDNTLPADQTLKKSPSDFAEVFGHCDSSPESNKV; translated from the exons ATGGGAGACAAAGGATTGTCAGCGCTTCGCCCGATCTTCTGTTTCCTTTCGTTTATTTTAACGCTGCACCTCGTTCACGGAGAACTGAGTTATTCTGTTCCAGAAGAGATGAAGCGAGGGTCTGTTATTGGAAACATAGCGAAGGATCTTGGTGTCGATCTGAGGACCTTATCTTCACGACAGGCCCGTGTTGATTTCGAGGGAAGCAGTAAGCGGTACTGTGACATAAATCTGAATACTGGTGATCTGATAGCAGCGGAGAGAATCGACAGGGAGAGTCTTTGCGGCAAGAAACCATCATGCGTCTTAAAAGTAGATCTTGTGTTGGAAAATCCTTTAGAGCTTCATCGTGTTACTTTTCATATTCAAGATATTAACGACAACTCTCCAAAATTCAGAGAAAATTTGATTGAAATGGAAATATCAGAGTCGGCAGAGAAAGGTACCCGCTTCTCTATTGAGGAGGCCCATGATGCTGATATAGGTCAAAACACTGTTCAGAGATACAACCTACAAAAGAACGACAACTTTATTCTCTCTGTTGACAATAACAAGGTTGAACTCGTATTGGAGACTAAACTTGATCGAGAGAAACAAAACGAATTGAGTTTGCTCCTCACAGCTTTGGATGGAGGTTCCCCTCAGAGATCAGGCTCTGTGGTCATTCACGTCACTGTGCTGGATGCTAATGATAACGCCCCAGTGTTTAGTCAGGCCGTTTATAAAGCCAGTCTGCCTGAAAACTCTCCTTTAGACACTGTGGTGGTCACAGTGAGCGCGACTGACGCAGATGAAGGAGTGAATGGAGCTGTGACATATCACTTCGGTCACATTTATGACGATGACATGAACATATTTTCTATTGATCCTAAAACTGGAGAAATCAGAGTAACAGCTGTGATTGACTTTGAAGAAAGGAGTTCTTTTGAAATGAGAGTTCAAGCTAAAGACGGTTTAGGACTAACTTCATACTCCAAAGTTGTAATAGACGTTACTGATATCAATGATAATGCTCCAGTGATCTATATGAAATCACTGACTAACCCCATACCTGAGAACGTGTCACCTGGTACAGAGGTGGGCATCATTAACGTACAGGACAGAGACTCAGAGAGTAACAGACAGGTCCGCTGCTCCATTCAGCAAAATGTCCCATTTAAGTTGGTTCCTTCTATTAAAAACTATTATTCTCTGGTGACCACAGGACAGCTGGACCGTGAACTCGTGTCTGATTACAACATTACAATCACAGCCACTGACGAGGGCTCtccacctctgtcctcctctaaaACTGTAGAGTTATCTGTAGCTGACATCAACGACAACCCACCAGAGTTTGAGGAACAGTCATACAGCGCATATGTGAGTGAGAATAACAAACCCGGCTCCACTTTATGTTCCGTTAGTGCTGCAGACCCCGACTGGAGACAAAACGGTACagtgatttattctctgttACCTGCTGAGGTGAACGGTGCCCAGGTGTCCTCCTATGTGTCCGTTAACGGAGACACGGGGGTGATCCACGCTGTGAGGTCGTTTGATTATGAACAGCTGAGGAGCTTTAAAGTCCAGGTGATGGCCAGAGACAACGGTTCTCCTCCGCTCAGCAGCAACGTGACCGTCAGCGTGTTCATCTCGGATGTGAACGACAACTCTCCTCAGATACTGTACCCCGCCCCGGAGGGCAACTCCTTCATGACCGAGCTGGTCCCCAAAGCTGCACACGGAGGCTCTCTGGTGTCCAAAGTGATAGCGGTGGACGCGGACTCCGGACAGAACGCCTGGCTGTCCTATCATATAGTGAAATCCACTGATCCGGGACTTTTCTCTATCGGTGTCCACAGCGGAGAGATCAGGACACAGCGGGACATTTCTGAGTCTGACGGCATGAAACAGAACCTGATTGTGGCAGTGAAAGATAACGGAcagccctctctgtctgccacctGCTCCGTGTATTTACTGATTTCTGATAACTTGGCTGAGGTGCCAGAACTGAAGGATATTTCTTATGACGAGAAGAACTCCAAACTGACCTCTTATCTGATCATCGCTCTGGTGTCTGTGTCCACCTTTTTCctgaccttcatcatcatcatcctgggtGTGAGGTTTTGTCGCAGGAGAAAGCCCAGACTGTTGTTTGATGGAGCAGTCGCCATCCCCAGCGCTTATCTCCCTCCTAACTACGCAGATGTTGACGGAACAGGAACTTTACGCAGCACTTACAATTATGACGCCTACCTGACAACAGGTTCAAGAACCAGTGACTTTAAGTTTGTGACGTCTTACAATGACAACACGCTGCCTGCTGACCAGACTCTGAAGAAAAGCCCATCAGACTTTGCTGAAGTGTTTGGACACTGTGATTCTTCTCCTGAG AGCAACAAAGTTTAA
- the LOC115050428 gene encoding protocadherin beta-15-like, whose translation MGDKGSTALGLMFCYASLIVTLHLVLGDISYSIPEEMKRGSVIGNIAKDLGVDLKILSSRRARVDFEATRKRYCDINLNTGDFIISERIDREILCGKKPSCLINVDLVFENPLEVHRVSLHVQDINDNSPKFKKKLIEMEIRESAEKGTRFSIEEAHDADIGQNTVQRYNLQKNDNFILSVDNNKVELVLENKLDREKQNELSLLLTALDGGSPQRSGSVVIHVTVLDANDNAPVFSQAVYKASLPENSPPDTIVIKVSATDADEGVNGDVTYDFGHVTEDDVNVFSIDPKIGEIRVTGVIDFEERSSFELRLEAKDGLGLTSYSKVVIDVTDINDNAPVIYVKSLTNPIPENVSPGTEVGIINVQDRDSESNRQVRCSIQQNVPFKLVPSIKNYYSLVTTGQLDRELVSDYNITITATDEGSPPLSSSKTVELSVADINDNPPEFEEQSYSAYVSENNKPGSTLCSVSAADPDWRQNGTVIYSLLPAEVNGAQVSSYVSVNGDTGVIHAVRSFDYEQLRSFKVQVMARDNGSPPLSSNVTVSVFISDVNDNSPQILYPAPEGNSFMTELVPKAAHGGSLVSKVIAVDADSGQNAWLSYHIVKSTDPGLFSIGVHSGEIRTQRDISESDGMKQNLIVAVKDNGQPSLSATCSVYLLISDNLAEVPELKDISYDEKNSKLTSYLIIALVSVSTFFLTFIIIILGVRFCRRRKPRLLFDGAVAIPSAYLPPNYADVDGTGTLRSTYNYDAYLTTGSRTSDFKFVTSYNDNTLPADQTLKKSPSDFAEVFGHCDSSPELFWYVDSL comes from the exons ATGGGAGACAAAGGATCTACAGCGCTCGGTCTGATGTTCTGCTACGCTTCCCTGATAGTAACGCTGCACCTCGTTCTCGGGGACATCAGTTATTCAATCCCAGAAGAAATGAAACGAGGATCTGTTATTGGAAACATAGCGAAGGATCTTGGTGTCGATCTGAAAATATTATCAAGTCGAAGGGCTCGTGTTGATTTTGAGGCTACAAGGAAGCGGTACTGTGACATTAATCTGAATACTGGGGATTTTATCATATCGGAGAGAATTGACAGAGAAATCCTTTGTGGAAAAAAGCCGTCGTGTTTGATAAACGTAGATTTGGTGTTTGAAAACCCTTTGGAGGTTCATCGCGTTAGTCTTCACGTTCAAGACATTAACGACAATTCGCCCAAAttcaaaaaaaaattgattgaaaTGGAAATAAGAGAGTCGGCAGAGAAAGGTACCCGCTTCTCTATTGAGGAGGCCCATGATGCTGATATAGGTCAAAACACTGTTCAGAGATACAACCTACAAAAGAACGACAACTTTATTCTCTCTGTTGACAATAACAAGGTTGAACTCGTATTGGAGAATAAACTTGATCGAGAGAAACAAAACGAATTGAGTTTGCTTCTCACAGCTTTGGATGGAGGTTCTCCTCAGAGATCAGGCTCTGTGGTCATTCACGTCACTGTGCTGGATGCTAATGATAACGCCCCAGTGTTTAGTCAGGCCGTTTATAAAGCCAGTCTGCCTGAAAACTCTCCTCCTGATACCATCGTGATCAAAGTGAGTGCTACTGATGCAGACGAGGGAGTGAATGGAGATGTGACATATGACTTCGGTCACGTAACTGAGGATGATGTAAACGTATTTTCTATTGATCCGAAAATTGGAGAAATCAGAGTAACAGGTGTGATTGACTTTGAAGAAAGGAGTTCTTTTGAATTAAGATTGGAAGCTAAAGACGGTTTAGGACTAACTTCATACTCCAAAGTTGTAATAGATGTTACTGATATCAATGACAATGCTCCAGTGATCTATGTGAAATCACTGACTAACCCCATACCTGAGAACGTGTCACCTGGTACAGAGGTGGGCATCATTAACGTACAGGACAGAGACTCAGAGAGTAACAGACAGGTCCGCTGCTCCATTCAGCAAAATGTCCCCTTTAAGTTGGTTCCTTCTATTAAAAACTATTATTCTCTGGTGACCACAGGACAGCTGGACCGCGAACTAGTGTCCGATTACAACATTACAATCACAGCCACTGACGAGGGCTCtccacctctgtcctcctctaaaACTGTAGAGTTATCTGTAGCTGACATCAACGACAACCCACCAGAGTTTGAGGAACAGTCATACAGCGCATATGTGAGTGAGAATAACAAACCCGGCTCCACTTTATGTTCCGTTAGTGCTGCAGACCCCGACTGGAGACAAAACGGTACagtgatttattctctgttACCTGCTGAGGTGAACGGTGCCCAGGTGTCCTCCTATGTGTCCGTTAACGGAGACACGGGGGTGATCCACGCTGTGAGGTCGTTTGATTATGAACAGCTGAGGAGCTTTAAAGTCCAGGTGATGGCCAGAGACAACGGTTCTCCTCCGCTCAGCAGCAACGTGACCGTCAGCGTGTTCATCTCGGATGTGAACGACAACTCTCCTCAGATACTGTACCCCGCCCCGGAGGGCAACTCCTTCATGACCGAGCTGGTCCCCAAAGCTGCACACGGAGGCTCTCTGGTGTCCAAAGTGATAGCGGTGGACGCGGACTCCGGACAGAACGCCTGGCTGTCCTATCATATAGTGAAATCCACTGATCCGGGACTTTTCTCTATCGGTGTCCACAGCGGAGAGATCAGGACACAGCGGGACATTTCTGAGTCTGACGGCATGAAACAGAACCTGATTGTGGCAGTGAAAGATAACGGAcagccctctctgtctgccacctGCTCCGTGTATTTACTGATTTCTGATAACTTGGCTGAGGTGCCAGAACTGAAGGATATTTCTTATGACGAGAAGAACTCCAAACTGACCTCTTATCTGATCATCGCTCTGGTGTCTGTGTCCACCTTTTTCctgaccttcatcatcatcatcctgggtGTGAGGTTTTGTCGCAGGAGAAAGCCCAGACTGTTGTTTGATGGAGCAGTCGCCATCCCCAGCGCTTATCTCCCTCCTAACTACGCAGATGTTGACGGAACAGGAACTTTACGCAGCACTTACAATTATGACGCCTACCTGACAACAGGTTCAAGAACCAGTGACTTTAAGTTTGTGACGTCTTACAATGACAACACGCTGCCTGCTGACCAGACTCTGAAGAAAAGCCCATCAGACTTTGCTGAAGTGTTTGGACACTGTGATTCTTCTCCTGAG CTCTTTTGGTACGTAGACTCTCTTTAG